One region of Haladaptatus cibarius D43 genomic DNA includes:
- a CDS encoding potassium channel family protein, with amino-acid sequence MRFVIVGSGRVGLRTARVLTEEGHDLVIVENNSDKVERARKDGFEVVEGDGSDENALVEAGIDSADAIAGLTGDLNVNFAACMVGKHHGCRTVMRIDEDYRADIYHKFADDVDEVIYPERLGAAGAKTALLGGDFDVIADLTENLQLTTMTIPEGSELIGTHVMGVSLPTDARIYAHGRSHERMTIPLPGTALEGGDRVALIAARDALPAVRERLQGSA; translated from the coding sequence ATGCGATTTGTTATCGTGGGTTCCGGACGAGTCGGACTGCGAACCGCCCGAGTGCTAACCGAGGAGGGTCACGACCTCGTTATCGTGGAGAACAACTCCGACAAAGTCGAGCGGGCGCGCAAGGACGGCTTCGAAGTCGTGGAAGGCGACGGGTCGGACGAGAACGCGCTAGTCGAGGCCGGTATCGACTCGGCGGACGCCATCGCCGGACTGACCGGCGATTTGAACGTCAACTTCGCGGCCTGCATGGTCGGCAAGCACCACGGCTGTCGAACCGTCATGCGCATCGACGAGGATTACCGGGCGGATATCTACCACAAGTTCGCCGACGACGTAGACGAGGTTATCTACCCCGAACGTCTCGGCGCGGCGGGAGCGAAAACGGCCCTTCTCGGCGGCGATTTCGACGTTATCGCGGATTTGACCGAAAACTTGCAGTTGACGACGATGACGATTCCGGAGGGTTCGGAACTCATCGGAACGCACGTGATGGGCGTTTCACTGCCAACCGACGCGCGTATCTACGCCCACGGGCGCTCCCACGAACGAATGACGATTCCGCTCCCCGGAACCGCGCTCGAAGGTGGCGACCGCGTGGCACTCATCGCCGCGCGAGATGCGCTTCCGGCGGTTCGTGAGCGACTACAGGGGTCGGCGTAG
- a CDS encoding dihydrodipicolinate synthase family protein has product MHGTGVPLLTPFDDEGDLRENELRELVAWVEDRGVDFIVPCGSNSEAELMSVEERNRVTEIVADEASVPVLAGTGHPGLRETLRQTSLAAEAGADAALVVTPFYFGHDDDTLADYYRTVAEESPIPVYLYSVPVFTDVVLSPEVVGELADHENIVGMKDSSGNLTRLQRERARTEDADFDLLVGSGSIFAAGLDAGADGGILGLANVAPERASEIYRLHRGGHDAQARQLNTKLVELNQAVTTEYGVPGAKAAMQARGAPAGAPRRPHRPVSDEVRDELAELVQAAEQ; this is encoded by the coding sequence ATGCACGGAACTGGCGTCCCCCTGCTGACACCGTTCGACGACGAGGGTGACCTCCGAGAAAATGAACTCCGCGAACTGGTCGCGTGGGTCGAAGATCGCGGCGTGGATTTTATCGTCCCCTGCGGGTCGAACAGCGAGGCGGAACTGATGAGCGTCGAGGAGCGAAATCGGGTAACCGAAATCGTCGCGGACGAAGCGAGTGTTCCGGTTCTCGCTGGAACTGGCCATCCCGGACTCCGCGAGACGCTTCGCCAAACCAGCCTCGCGGCGGAGGCGGGAGCCGACGCCGCGCTCGTGGTAACGCCCTTTTACTTCGGTCACGACGATGATACGTTAGCCGACTACTACCGAACCGTGGCCGAGGAAAGTCCGATTCCGGTGTACCTCTACAGCGTTCCAGTTTTCACCGACGTCGTTCTCTCGCCGGAAGTGGTCGGCGAACTCGCCGACCACGAAAACATCGTTGGGATGAAAGATTCGAGCGGGAACCTAACCAGACTCCAGCGAGAGCGCGCTCGCACCGAGGACGCAGATTTCGACCTGCTGGTCGGAAGCGGAAGCATCTTCGCCGCCGGACTCGACGCCGGGGCTGACGGGGGTATCCTCGGACTGGCGAACGTCGCACCCGAGCGTGCCAGCGAAATTTATCGACTGCATCGGGGTGGCCACGACGCACAGGCCCGCCAGTTGAACACCAAACTGGTCGAGTTGAATCAGGCGGTTACCACCGAATACGGCGTACCCGGTGCGAAGGCGGCCATGCAAGCGCGCGGCGCACCCGCGGGTGCGCCGCGCCGACCGCACCGTCCGGTGAGCGACGAGGTTCGGGACGAACTCGC